Proteins encoded by one window of Xiphias gladius isolate SHS-SW01 ecotype Sanya breed wild chromosome 15, ASM1685928v1, whole genome shotgun sequence:
- the map9 gene encoding microtubule-associated protein 9, which produces MTNQGFETLAYKKSPKTSKRTTFQDELQAAVSARASKTKTDHYSYSDDFHDDEDDFLNELLKSRKKRTDAFKAGKYKAKIHDFELSDDDGKHGRTKKVSFLKTQRISSHSEDTKASESRTSEPPDSSIEHNNYSNSFSPQHSTNVSEDDTQFQNSFVESVDPQITRQSSSKSLSYQTSDDTLLDMPLPLPSDSSVTETPGPGEKRNPALEESSQTPHLSGSDLKHVPSADNAAKREPPRPKPRQRTLGLSLHAAEKPPEETDSQDLSRPQTSSASIPLSTDTSSNTAVRSCSPHWTEGDHAVSSSSNKSEQSQLFTKSTVDSGSKDDFISNDSKEQERKYTTSFEEFNEDSGDHSLAPLSHTLEKSFDTRTSSSHSKITQKSQSTCSRKVESKYLGTLKVLDRKVSQQESQPQAADSLRAAIYQEWLKKKKEKSRENMQLKKKEEILKEKKEKEEEAKKEDAVASYEAWKEKKAESLKAKAKEKQELIRKEEKASQEKEEKWQSAKQVFDKWKQEHDHLLKEKYRKQKEAENKLKLKNQEKEEERKRESKSAFSNWCEKKKDVLHEKVTMERKEIKNKAEEERYMKEERDKMALELYENWLARKDLEQKRQREERRIKAILQDSPPPPWSPPNKTIPFRK; this is translated from the exons ATGACAAACCAGGGGTTTGAGACACTGGCGTACAAGAAAAGTCCGAAAACATCGAAAAGAACCACATTTCAG GATGAACTTCAGGCTGCTGTCTCTGCCAGggcaagcaaaacaaaaacagatcacTACTCCTACTCTGATGACTTCCATGACGATGAAGACG attttttgaATGAACTCCTCAAATCAAGAAAAAAGAGGACTGATGCATTTAAAGCTGGGAAGTATAAAGCAAAAATCCACGACTTTGAGCTTTCagatgatgatggcaaacatgggAGAACAAAGAAAGTTTCATTCCTGAAAACGCAAAGAATCAGTTCTCACTCAGAAGACACAAAGGCATCAGAGTCACGTACATCAGAGCCACCAGACTCTTCCATTGAACACAACAATTACAGCAACTCATTTTCCCCACAGCACTCCACAAATGTCAGTGAGGATGACACACAAtttcaaaacagttttgtgGAGTCTGTCGATCCCCAAATCACAAGACAGAGCTCAAGTAAATCTCTGTCATACCAAACCTCAGATGATACTCTTCTGGACATGCCTTTGCCTTTACCGTCTGACAGCAGTGTGACAGAAACGCCAGGTCCTGGGGAGAAGAGGAACCCTGCTCTGGAAGAAAGCTCCCAAACTCCACATCTATCAGGGTCTGACCTCAAACATGTGCCTTCAGCAG ATAATGCTGCCAAGAGGGAGCCACCCAGACCCAAACCAAGACAACGGACTCTGGGATTGAGCCTTCACGCCGCAGAGAAGCCGCCTGAAGAAACTGATTCTCAGGATCTCAGCAGGCCCCAGACTTCCTCTGCATCCATTCCCCTCTCCACTGACACATCCAGCAACACCGCCGTGAGGAGCTGCAGTCCACAT TGGACAGAAGGAGATCACGCAGTTTCATCCTCTTCAAATAAGAGTGAACAATCACAGCTCTTCACCAAGTCCACAGTTGATTCTGGATCCAAAG ATGACTTTATTTCCAATGACAGcaaagagcaggagagaaagtACACTACATCATTTGAGGAATTTAAT GAAGACTCGGGAGATCATTCCCTCGCTCCACTCTCTCACACCTTGGAAAAGTCATTTGACACCAG GACTTCAAGTTCTCACTCAAAGATCACTCAGAAATCTCAGAGTACATGCTCCAGAAAAGTGGAATCAAAGTATCTGGGAACTCTCAAAGTTCTGGACCGTAAAGTGTCACAACAAGAGTCTCAGCCACAAGCAGCAGATTCACTCAGAGCTGCCATTTACCAG GAATggcttaaaaagaaaaaggaaaagtcaagaGAGAACATGCAActaaagaagaaagaggaaatcctaaaagaaaaaaaggaaaag gaagaagaagCTAAAAAGGAAGACGCTGTCGCATCATATGAGgcttggaaagaaaaaaaagcagaaagtctCAAAGCAAAAGCCAAAGAAAAGCAAGAATTGatcagaaaagaggaaaaggcgagtcaagagaaagaagaaaaatggcagTCTGCTAAACAG GTGTTTGACAAATGGAAACAGGAGCATGATCATCTACTCAAAGAGAagtacagaaaacagaaagaagctgaaaataaacttaaactgaaaaaccaagaaaaggaggaagaaagaaagagagagagcaaatcTGCTTTTTCTAACTG gtgtgaaaagaagaaagatgTTCTCCATGAAAAAGTCACGATGGAGCgcaaagaaatcaaaaataagGCAGAGGAGGAACGATAcatgaaagaagagagagataaaatgGCTTTAGAGCTGTATGAAAACTGGCTG gCAAGAAAAGATCTAGAACAAAAgcgacagagagaagaaagacgGATAAAAGCGATTCTCCAAGACAGTCCACCTCCACCGTGGAGCCCTCCTAATAAAACTATACCATTTcgaaaatga
- the ugdh gene encoding UDP-glucose 6-dehydrogenase, with protein sequence MFQIKRICCIGAGYVGGPTCSVIAQMCPEITVTVVDVNESRIKAWNSDTLPIYEPGLKEVVESCRGRNLFFSTDIDSAIREADLVFISVNTPTKTYGMGKGRAADLKFIEACARRIVEVSDGYKIVTEKSTVPVRAAESIRRIFDANTKPSLNLQVLSNPEFLAEGTAVRDLKEPDRVLIGGDETAEGQRAIRALCAVYEQWVPKARIITTNTWSSELSKLAANAFLAQRISSINSISALCEATGADVEEVAKAIGMDQRIGSKFLKASVGFGGSCFQKDVLNLVYLCEALNLPEVASYWQQVIDMNEYQRRRFACRIIDCLFNTVTGKKIALLGFSFKKDTGDTRESSSIYISKYLMDEGAKLFIYDPKVLKEQIIHDLSQPSISEDNPERVSELVTVTSDPYEACQSAHALVICTEWDMFKELDYEKIYKKMLKPAFIFDGRRVLDHLHTHLQNIGFQIETIGKKVTVRRIPYTPAAVCPRISATEPPTKKAKV encoded by the exons atgtttcaaataaaaaggatCTGTTGCATTGGTGCTGGATATGTAGGAGGCCCTACATGCAGTGTGATCGCCCAGATGTGTCCAGAGATCACAGTAACTGTTGTGGATGTCAATGAGTCCCGAATCAAAGCCTGGAACTCAGACACCCTCCCCATATATGAG CCGGGCCTGAAAGAGGTGGTTGAATCCTGCAGAGggagaaatttgtttttctctacagACATAGACTCAGCCATCAGGGAAGCTGACCTCGTCTTTATCTCT GTTAACACCCCAACAAAGACCTATGGGATGGGAAAGGGTCGTGCGGCAGACCTAAAGTTCATTGAGGCGTGTGCTCGGCGGATTGTGGAGGTGTCTGATGGCTACAAGATTGTCACCGAGAAGAGCACAGTCCCGGTTCGAGCTGCCGAGAGCATTCGACGGATATTTGATGCCAACACCAAGCCCAGCCTCAACCTACAA GTGTTGTCCAACCCAGAGTTCCTTGCAGAAGGAACAGCGGTGCGGGATCTGAAGGAGCCAGACCGCGTCCTGATTGGTGGAGACGAAACAGCTGAAGGTCAAAGAGCAATCAGAGCGCTGTGTGCTGTCTATGAACAGTGGGTTCCCAAAGCCCGAATCATCACAACCAACACGTGGTCGTCCGAGCTGTCCAAACTG gcagccAATGCATTCCTGGCACAGCGAATCAGCAGCATCAATAGCATCAGTGCTCTGTGCGAGGCCACCGGAGCCGACGTGGAGGAGGTCGCCAAGGCGATTGGCATGGACCAGAGAATAGGCAGCAAGTTTCTCAAAGCCAGCGTAG GTTTTGGTGGAAGCTGTTTCCAGAAGGACGTGCTGAATTTGGTGTATCTGTGCGAGGCCCTCAACCTGCCTGAGGTCGCCTCCTACTGGCAGCAG gTGATAGACATGAACGAGTACCAGAGGCGGCGGTTTGCCTGCAGGATTATTGACTGCCTCTTCAACACTGTTACTGGCAAAAAGATTGCTCTACTTGGCTTCTCCTTCAAAAAAGACACAGGTGACACAAG GGAGTCGTCCAGTATCTACATCTCTAAATATCTGATGGATGAGGGAGCCAAGCTGTTCATCTACGACCCCAAAGTTCTTAAAGAGCAAATCATTCATGACCTCTCCCAGCCCAGCATCTCAGAGGACAATCCAGAaagag TGTCGGAGCTGGTGACTGTAACCTCAGACCCTTATGAGGCTTGTCAGAGTGCACATGCATTGGTCATCTGCACTGAATGGGACATGTTTAAG GAACTGGACTATGAGAAGATCTACAAGAAGATGCTGAAGCCAGCCTTTATATTTGATGGTCGCAGAGTGCTCGACCACCTCCACACCCACCTCCAGAACATCGGTTTCCAG atcGAGACCATCGGTAAGAAGGTGACGGTGAGAAGAATCCCCTACACCCCGGCAGCTGTTTGTCCTCGCATCAGTGCCACTGAACCTCCCACCAAGAAAGCCAAAGTCTAA